In one window of Cryptococcus neoformans var. neoformans B-3501A chromosome 11, whole genome shotgun sequence DNA:
- a CDS encoding hypothetical protein (Match to ESTs gb|CF194901.1|CF194901, gb|CF186588.1|CF186588, gb|CF186048.1|CF186048; HMMPfam hit to NUDIX, NUDIX domain, score: 42.2, E(): 1.4e-09) yields MVASPPTATPSTALLSLIHSLRALPTRLIQSPPTQPRRASVAIIIRLRPAEELVFEGHEPEGWTGDVVSREDWGEGLELEDFMKLSWVNHPNTVPEILFIRRASPSSLPPPGAHHRWASHIAFPGGRQEPDDQSAYYTALRETWEEIGIDLAEKEFLNVGRLDEREVTTSLGKRLLMILSPFVFIQTTPISPTPELQAAEISSVHWVPLSLLTPPFSPSRWSHVEIDVSTRLSPRNKFVRWCLRNLIGKMKFGCLLLPDEPAVTAENFDPLDFDETLEGSGSWTDAADGSRFLRLWGLTLGMTLDLISHHPSAPSKLLAEGQNLSTSQPSTPVMEYKPQLAPRTPVTTHSTFEDQWEAARKALAEEEKDRAIEKAAQGRRRRGVGPYMTAVFPRFTYPDVNFWIWVFSRRYRQVLKSWELSAIGPSRAADRRINWSGQALATFYTAVRQALVVTLIIRALGLGVGLAGVGYLAFKVMGGGEL; encoded by the exons ATGGTAGCCTCGCCTCCTACAGCAACGCCATCAACCGCGCTCTTGTCTCTTATCCACTCTCTCCGCGCCTTGCCTACTCGCCTCATCCAGTCCCCTCCGACCCAGCCACGTCGTGCATCTGTAGCTATCATCATACGCCTGAGACCTGCTGAAGAGCTGGTTTTTGAAGGACATGAGCCAGAAGGATGGACAGGAGATGTTGTTTCGAGGGAAGATTGGGGAGAAGGGCTTGAACTGGAAGATTTTATGAAGTTGT CCTGGGTGAATCACCCTAATACTGTTCCAGAGATTCTGTTCATTCGCCGtgcctctccctcttctttacCTCCTCCTGGAGCCCATCACCGTTGGGCTTCTCATATCGCCTTCCCCGGCGGCCGTCAAGAACCAGACGATCAGTCGGCCTATTACACCGCATTGAGAGAGACCtgggaagagattggaATAGATTTGGCTGAGAAAGAATTCCTGAATGTAGGGCGGTTAGACGAGAGAGAGGTGACCACAAGCTTAGGGAAAAGGCTGTTGATGATCCTCAGTCCCTTTG TATTCATCCAAACTACGCCAATAAGTCCGACTCCAGAGTTACAGGCG GCCGAAATCTCGTCTGTCCACTGGGTGCCTCTTTCTCTACTTACGCCTCCCTTTTCACCTTCTCGTTGGTCGCACGTCGAAATTGATGTCAGCACGCGGTTGAGTCCCCGAAACAAATTTGTAAGATGGTGCTTGAGAAATCTCATAGGCAAAATGAA ATTTGGCTGTTTGCTTCTTCCTGATGAGCCGGCCGTAACAGCTGAAAATTTTGATCCCTTGGATTTTGATGAAACGTTGGAAGGAAGTGGTAGCTGGACCGATGCAGCGGATGGCAGTCGATTTTTGAGGCTTTGGGGCTTGACTTTGGGAATGACCCT GGATCTTATCTCTCATCATCCGTCTGCACCCTCCAAGCTATTAGCAGAAGGCCAGAACCTTTCAACCTCACAACCCAGTACTCCTGTTATGGAATACAAGCCTCAACTGGCCCCTCGCACTCCTGTGACCACTCACAGTACTTTTGAGGACCAGTGGGAGGCTGCGAGGAAAGCAttggcggaagaagagaaggacagGGCAATTGAGAAAGCGGCGCAAGgtagaagacgaagaggtGTAGGACCTTATATGAC TGCGGTATTCCCGAGATTCACATATCCCGATGTCAATTTTTGGATATG GGTCTTCTCTCGTCGGTACCGACAAGTGCTGAAATCCTGGGAATTGTCAGCCATTGGCCCCTCTCGTGCAGCTGACAGGCGTATCAATTGGTCTGGTCAGGCACTTGCTACCTTTTACACGGCCGTAAGACAAGCCTTGGTTGTGACTCTGATCATCCGAGCTCTAGGTCTCGGTGTTGGGCTGGCGGGTGTGGGTTACTTGGCGTTCAAGGTTatgggtggtggagagCTATAA
- a CDS encoding hypothetical protein (HMMPfam hit to Bromodomain, Bromodomain, score: 74.7, E(): 2.4e-19; HMMPfam hit to Helicase_C, Helicase conserved C-terminal domain, score: 103.1, E(): 6.6e-28; HMMPfam hit to SNF2_N, SNF2 family N-terminal domain, score: 473.8, E(): 1.7e-139) has translation MSDSQPQQPRPAPLVIDDERKLEMFKNMDPGRIANIRKRITELQSAGSSKESSTELAKLKMILDMYARAMQLEQERAAAANKPDGPADTSTAASTNGQAGPSNPAHVSMNPTQIAQLRTQAAAYQHLSRGQPVPSYLLAAAQGTPPPGIGGQPPVPTGLNGIQGKVADKTVEAVVEDSIEAKKAREKEEQQDKTSEGPDGAAPPDGPSQPPYAMEFDETSIIYPYNAYTDPSFYSKRKFDEEVINPLHKRQRLITPSIMPRGLDPYLLMEERNRFIETRMAWRMKELENMDSTAGLGQPGAGDVPNVIESEKPGTPMGVRARIELMGLRLLGKQRLLREDVVRAMHGASQIPADRSQFRRFRTHTLRDARATETAERRQRTEPLIGAGVSTARGQGADKMKRLGRAMMKLHAETEREEQKRIERIAKERLKALRNDDEEAYLALLGEAKDSRISHLMDQTDQYLETLAAAVVEQQNDDVHRDAIMAVPFEQEEGVASEEMFGAKRQDGEESGAERRAGKVDYYAVAHKIQEKVTKQASILSGGTLKDYQVKGLQWMISLYNNRLNGILADEMGLGKTIQTISLITYLIEKKKQPGPFLVIVPLSTLTNWTMEFERWAPAVRTLILKGSPAVRREAYPRLRAIDFQVCLTTYEYIIKERPLLSRIKWIHMIIDEGHRMKNVKSKLSQTLNEYYSSRYRLILTGTPLQNNLPELWALLNFVLPKIFNSVKSFDEWFNAPFANTGGEKMEMNEEEALLVVKRLHKVLRPFLLRRLKKDVESELPDKVEKVIYTKMSALQWKLYESVQKYKTLPTDMSVAKPQKRQNLQNALMQLRKICNHPYVFREVDEDFTVGNTTDEQIIRVAGKFELLDRILPKLFKTGHKVLIFFQMTEIMTIVSDFFDFRGWKYCRLDGSTKAEDRQTLLSTFNDPNSPYQVFILSTRAGGLGLNLQSADTVIIYDTDWNPHADLQAQDRAHRIGQKKEVRVLRLISSGTVEELVLARAQRKLEIDGKVIQAGKFDEVTTGAEYEALLQKAFETSAEEDNEETNELDDDELNELLARGDNELGIFTAMDNERKERKIAEWRASGSKGELPPPLMQESELPPFYRRDIGQELAEELANEEEQGRGRRNKGEVRYTDGLTDDQFIAALENSDDDVEDAADRKRKRAEKKAERKRMNEVLVQAEAEGRPLDVVATKEVVEPIKKKRGRPSSSVTPSVTGDEVPTKKRKMEKVQGPEVQLMTKLFIEVNKLKSDLGEDLNQFFLVPVNRKDYPDYYRIIAQPIAMSQIKAKIGKPSYNLASFRNDLHLLWNNARTYNQEGSWVFNAAEDMQEAFDKMWDDEVPQFLASQAAGAENSVGETSAGASGSSTPMFKPVGDKTTAPKIRISMGKKKIEAAMDGDESMDGGEDDDY, from the exons CGAACTGCAATCGGCCGGAAGTTCAAAAGAGTCGTCAACAGAGCTTGCAAAACTCAAGATGATTCTCGATATGTACGCCCGGGCTATGCAACTGGAACAAGAAAGAGCTGCGGCGGCCAACAAGCCTGACGGTCCAGCCGATACGTCCACAGCAGCTAGCACCAACGGCCAAGCTGGCCCTTCAAATCCAGCCCATGTCTCTATGAACCCTACCCAAATCGCTCAGCTCCGTACTCAGGCAGCTGCCTATCAACATCTCTCCAGAGGCCAGCCGGTTCCTTCGTATCTGCTTGCGGCGGCTCAAGGAACGCCCCCACCAGGAATTGGCGGTCAACCACCTGTACCAACGGGATTGAACGGCATCCAGGGCAAGGTGGCAGATAAGACTGTTGAAGCTGTTGTGGAGGACAGTATTGAAGCGAAAAAagcaagagaaaaagaagaacagcaGGACAAGACTTCTGAAGGACCTGATGGTGCGGCTCCTCCAGATGGgccttctcaacctccgTACGCAATGGAATTTGACGAAACCTCCATCATCTACCCTTACAATGCCTATACCGACCCGTCCTTCTACTCCAAGCGCaagtttgatgaagaagtcatCAATCCTCTCCACAAACGTCAGCGACTTATAACGCCTTCTATCATGCCTCGCGGTCTTGACCCGTATCTCCTTATGGAAGAACGAAACAGATTTATCGAAACTCGCATGgcgtggaggatgaaagagcTTGAGAACATGGATTCTACAGCTGGTCTCGGACAGCCAGGAGCTGGCGATGTGCCCAACGTCATTGAATCTGAGAAGCCCGGAACTCCTATGGGTGTGCGAGCACGTATTGAGCTTATGGGCCTTCGTCTTCTAGGCAAGCAACGACTCTTGAGAGAAGATGTAGTCCGCGCCATGCATGGTGCTTCCCAGATCCCTGCCGACCGTTCCCAGTTCCGACGCTTCCGAACACACACCCTCCGTGATGCACGAGCGACAGAAACCGCTGAACGTCGACAACGTACTGAAC CTCTCATCGGTGCGGGCGTCAGCACAGCGAGAGGTCAAGGGGCTGATAAGATGAAGCGACTGGGTAGAGCGATGATGAAGTTGCATGCTGAGacggagagggaagaacaGAAGAGGATCGAGAGAATTGCCAAGGAGCGTTTGAAGGCCTTGAGAAAcgatgacgaagaggcGTACCTTGCTTTGCTTGGTGAAGCCAAAGACTCGCGTATCTCCCACCTTATGGACCAGACCGACCAGTATCTCGAGACCCTTGCTGCCGCCGTTGTTGAACAACAAAATGACGATGTCCATCGCGATGCTATTATGGCCGTGCCCtttgagcaagaagagggtgtCGCTAGTGAAGAGATGTTTGGTGCGAAGAGACAGGATGGTGAGGAATCTGGAGCAGAGCGAAGGGCCGGCAAGGTGGATTACTATGCCGTTGCGCACAAGATTCAAGAAAAGGTCACGAAGCAAGCGAGTATCTTGAGTGGTGGTACTCTGAAGGACTACCAGGTCAAGGGTTTGCAGTGGATGATCAGTTTGTACAACAACAGGTTGAACGGCATTCTTGCCGATGAAATG GGTCTCGGTAAAACTATTCAAACAATATCGCTCATCACTTATCTcatcgaaaaaaagaagcaaCCAGGTCCCTTCCTTGTCATCGTTCCACTTTCTACCCTTACCAACTGGACCATGGAATTTGAGCGCTGGGCTCCTGCCGTTCGTACTCTTATCCTCAAGGGATCTCCTGCTGTCCGTCGAGAGGCCTACCCTCGCTTGCGTGCCATCGACTTCCAGGTGTGTCTCACGACGTACGAATACATTATCAAGGAGCGACCGCTTTTGAGCAGGATCAAGTGGATTCACATGATCATCGACGAAGGTCATAGGATGAAGAATGTCAAGAGTAAACTGAGCCAAACATTAAATGAATATTATTCTTCAAGATATCGGTTGATTTTGACCGGTACCCCTCTTCAG AACAATCTTCCGGAATTGTGGGCTTTGCTCAACTTTGTCTTGCCAAAGATTTTCAATTCCGTCAAATCTTTCGATGAATGGTTCAACGCTCCCTTTGCCAACACTGGTGgtgaaaagatggagatgaacgaagaagaagctttgCTCGTCGTTAAGCGTCTGCACAAGGTTCTTCGCCCGTTCTTATTGcgaagattgaagaaggacgtCGAATCTGAGTTGCCGGAtaaggtggagaaggtcaTCTACACCAAGATGAGTGCCTTGCAATGGAAGCTGTATGAGAGTGTACAAAAGTACAAGACATTGCCTACGGATATGTCTGTCGC GAAACCTCAAAAACGACAAAACCTGCAAAACGCCCTTATGCAGCTCAGAAAGATTTGTAACCACCCATACGTCTTTCGTGAGGTCGACGAAGATTTCACTGTTGGCAACACGACAGATGAACAAATCATTCGAGTAGCGGGAAAGTTTGAATTGTTAGACAGGATCCTTCCCAAACTGTTCAAGACGGGTCACAAG GTTttaatcttcttccaaatgACGGAAATCATGACGATCGTCTCCGACTTCTTTGATTTCAGAGGCTGGAAATACTGCCGTCTCGATGGTTCCACCAAGGCCGAAGACCGTCAAACCCTTCTTTCAACTTTTAATGACCCCAATTCTCCATATCAAGTCTTCATTCTTTCCACTCGTGCGGGTGGTCTCGGTCTTAATCTTCAATCAGCCGATACGGTCATTATCTACGACACTGACTGGAACCCCCACGCTGATTTGCAAGCGCAAGATCGAGCCCATCGAATTGGccaaaagaaggaagttAGGGTTTTAAGGTTAATCTCGTCTGGAACTGTCGAGGAGTTGGTCCTCGCCAGAGCTCAGAGAAAGTTGGAGATTGACGGTAAAGTCATTCAAGCCGGTAAATTCGACGAGGTTACTACTGGTGCAGAGTACGAAGCGCTTCTTCAAAAAGCTTTCGAGACCAGTGCTGAGGAGGACAACGAAGAGACCAACGAGCTTGACGACGATGAGCTCAACGAGCTTCTTGCGCGTGGAGATAATGAGCTCGGTATATTTACAGCAATGGATAACGAGCGCAAGGAGCGTAAAATTGCTGAATGGCGCGCCTCTGGCAGCAAGGGCGAActtcctccccctcttATGCAAGAGTCTGAGCTTCCACCATTCTACCGACGCGACATTGGTCAAGAACTGGCTGAGGAACTTGccaatgaagaagaacaaggacGTGGCCGTCGAAATAAGGGCGAAGTACGCTACACCGATGGCCTTACGGATGACCAGTTCATTGCTGCATTGGAGAactcggatgatgatgtcgaAGATGCGGCGGatagaaagagaaagagggccgagaagaaggctgagaggaagaggatgaatgaGGTACTTGTTCAAGCCGAGGCGGAGGGCAGACCGTTGGATGTCGTCGCCACCAAGGAAGTGGTTGAGCctatcaagaagaagagaggaagaccaAGTAGCTCCGTGACGCCATCTGTGACGGGGGACGAGGTTCCTacaaagaaaagaaagatggagaaggtgcAAGGGCCTGAAGTGCAGTTGATGACCAAGCTGTTCATTGAAGTGAATAAGCTCAAGTCAGATTTAGGAGAGGATCTCAACCAATTCTTCTTGGTTCCGGTGAATCGCAAG GATTATCCTGATTACTATAGAATTATTGCCCAACCTATCGCCATGTCACAAATCAAAGCCAAGATTGGTAAACCCTCCTACAATCTTGCCTCCTTCCGCAAcgatcttcatctcctttggAATAATGCGCGGACCTATAATCAAGAAGGGTCTTGGGTATTCAATGCTGCGGAGGATATGCAGGAGGCGTTCGATAAGATGTGGGACGATGAGGTGCCACAGTTTTTGGCTTCGCAAGCCGCTGGGGCTGAGAACAGTGTTGGTGAAACATCGGCAGGGGCAAGCGGTAGCAGTACACCAATGTTCAAGCCTGTTGGCGATAAAACGACTGCTCCCAAAATAAGGATATcgatggggaagaagaagatagagGCCGCGATGGATGGGGACGAAAGCATGGATGGAGGTGAGGACGATGACTATTAG